From the genome of Streptomyces sp. NBC_01116, one region includes:
- a CDS encoding streptophobe family protein, translating into MNVRVSNDENSARSPHGWRDALLAVLTGALAMVVTAALGLWAAGAAGLPGGAFPAVVAAVVVMAAGGSVGLSGDAGSLVGTQADLSVLPLSVTLVGALLVARGFLRPLHHRAVAGGRELAGWAGRVAALWIVALIVLALIARHTFTLSAEDLTGGGAGDLLGEDPKVGFRAEIPLTLVFGLLWLAGVLVLALLVSRRAPLPARLLRFQEAVRPAAYAMVALLLACVAIGVVAGIVVMITRGHPAETAAVLLLGLPNLVWLALTIGLGASWEGKVDGPFGLPMPQVLDSVLRTPDLSTLNLSTLAEQDGRVRWLVVVVAVLVLAAAFLMAARSPAGTRLWQHAVHMAVALTLTVLLICLTARISAHYGLSLLGLGDLGGGLGGEVSLRPKLWTVLGFAVLWGLVTGLVGGLAASRVHRRGEVPDAGPGV; encoded by the coding sequence GTGAACGTCCGGGTGAGTAACGACGAGAACAGCGCACGCTCCCCCCACGGCTGGCGCGACGCGCTCCTGGCGGTCCTCACCGGCGCGCTGGCCATGGTGGTGACCGCGGCCCTGGGCCTGTGGGCCGCCGGAGCCGCCGGGCTGCCGGGCGGCGCCTTCCCGGCCGTCGTCGCCGCGGTGGTGGTGATGGCGGCGGGCGGCTCCGTGGGGCTCTCCGGGGACGCCGGTTCGCTGGTGGGGACGCAGGCCGACCTCTCGGTCCTGCCGCTCTCGGTGACCCTGGTGGGCGCACTCCTGGTCGCCCGGGGATTCCTCCGCCCGCTCCACCACCGGGCCGTCGCCGGAGGCCGCGAACTGGCCGGCTGGGCGGGCCGCGTCGCAGCCCTGTGGATCGTCGCGCTGATCGTCCTCGCGCTGATCGCCCGGCACACCTTCACCCTCTCGGCCGAGGACCTCACGGGCGGCGGGGCCGGGGACCTCCTCGGCGAGGACCCGAAGGTCGGCTTCCGGGCGGAGATCCCCCTCACCCTGGTCTTCGGGCTGCTGTGGCTGGCCGGTGTCCTCGTGCTGGCCCTGCTCGTCTCGCGCCGCGCCCCGCTCCCCGCCCGGCTGCTGCGCTTCCAGGAAGCGGTGCGCCCGGCGGCGTACGCCATGGTGGCGCTGCTCCTCGCGTGCGTCGCGATCGGCGTCGTCGCCGGAATCGTCGTGATGATCACGCGCGGGCACCCCGCCGAGACCGCCGCGGTGCTCCTCCTCGGGCTGCCCAACCTGGTCTGGCTCGCGCTCACCATCGGCCTGGGCGCGTCCTGGGAGGGCAAGGTGGACGGCCCCTTCGGGCTGCCCATGCCCCAGGTGCTCGACTCCGTCCTGCGCACCCCCGACCTCTCCACCCTGAACCTGAGCACCCTCGCCGAACAGGACGGGCGCGTGCGCTGGCTCGTGGTCGTCGTCGCCGTGCTGGTGCTCGCCGCCGCCTTCCTCATGGCGGCCCGGTCGCCCGCCGGTACACGGCTGTGGCAGCACGCGGTCCATATGGCGGTGGCGCTCACCCTGACCGTGCTGCTCATCTGCCTCACCGCCCGGATCTCCGCCCACTACGGGCTGTCCCTGCTGGGCCTGGGGGACCTGGGGGGCGGACTCGGCGGAGAGGTGTCGCTGCGCCCGAAGCTGTGGACCGTGCTCGGGTTCGCGGTGCTGTGGGGCCTGGTCACCGGCTTGGTCGGCGGTCTCGCCGCCTCCCGGGTGCACCGGCGCGGCGAGGTCCCCGACGCGGGACCCGGCGTCTGA
- a CDS encoding FHA domain-containing protein, which produces MGERPATPTAPELVLETDLGSTVMSPSRDYHVGRDPECDVVIDDIRVSWHHAILHPEAGHWTIEDEDSTNGTYTGGRRIRATDVGAGSEIRFGNPSDGPRAVLLGREPPAPAAAPSLSSSAADRPSAVSMPAATGTFRQPTTVRPLPAKTVRIGRDAGNDLVIDDLVVSRHHAELRALADGSYEIVDLGSHNGTFLNGRPVTRGPLGPGDIVGIGHSAFCLVGDTLQEFVDTGEVSLDVQDLEVTVGRAGKGGKTLLDRISFPVGEKCLLGVVGPSGAGKSTLLNALTGQRPADSGTVLYDGRDLYRDFAELRQRIGLVPQDDILHAQLTVRKALGYAAELRFPQDTAKAERQARVAEVIRELGLEERADQPIHSLSGGQRKRVSVALELLTKPSLLFLDEPTSGLDPGMDRSVMHMLRGLADDGRTVIVVTHSVLSLEVCDRLLVLAPGGRIAYYGPPEDALAFFGFEEWPEAFEAFENDRDRDWAATYADSPFHRQYIVNASAQPQLPPAAPGVLVAPPPKTRNWGAQLRTLVRRYASALSADRTFLIIMIALPFVMGAMARALAGSRLTQETAMNALLILCVGGVLTGAANAVRELVKERVIYQRERAVGLSRSAYLMSKIVVLGTITVLQAVVLTLVGLVGVDLDAPGGEGVFLPPLVEITLAVALLSFTAMMLGLLVSALVRKEEVTMPLLVLLAIVQVVFCGALLKLNGVPGVEQLSWLVPSRWALGAMAGTIDLARTVPGDLTSDPLFGHSAGVWLLNMGMMVVLSLVFGYVVTKLLRRHEPAVMRK; this is translated from the coding sequence ATGGGAGAGCGGCCTGCGACGCCGACTGCGCCCGAACTCGTTCTGGAGACCGATCTGGGCTCCACGGTGATGAGTCCGAGCCGGGACTACCATGTCGGGCGCGACCCCGAGTGCGATGTGGTCATCGACGACATCCGGGTCTCCTGGCACCACGCGATCCTGCACCCCGAGGCGGGTCACTGGACGATCGAGGACGAGGACAGCACCAACGGCACGTACACCGGCGGCCGGCGCATCCGCGCCACGGACGTCGGCGCGGGCAGCGAGATCCGCTTCGGCAATCCGAGCGACGGGCCGCGCGCCGTCCTCCTGGGCCGGGAACCTCCCGCACCCGCCGCCGCTCCTTCCCTCTCGTCCTCCGCCGCCGACCGGCCGTCGGCCGTGTCGATGCCCGCGGCGACCGGCACGTTCCGGCAGCCGACGACGGTACGGCCGCTGCCCGCGAAGACCGTGCGGATCGGCCGCGACGCCGGCAACGACCTCGTCATCGACGACCTCGTGGTCTCCCGCCACCACGCCGAACTGCGCGCGCTGGCCGACGGCTCCTACGAGATCGTCGACCTCGGCAGCCACAACGGGACCTTCCTCAACGGCCGGCCGGTCACCCGGGGCCCCCTCGGCCCCGGTGACATCGTGGGCATCGGCCACTCGGCGTTCTGCCTGGTCGGCGACACCCTCCAGGAGTTCGTGGATACCGGTGAGGTCTCGCTGGACGTCCAGGACCTGGAAGTGACGGTCGGCCGGGCGGGCAAGGGCGGCAAGACGCTGCTGGACCGGATCTCCTTCCCCGTCGGCGAGAAGTGCCTGCTCGGCGTGGTGGGACCCAGCGGCGCGGGAAAGTCCACGCTGCTCAACGCGCTCACCGGCCAGCGCCCGGCCGACAGCGGCACGGTGCTCTACGACGGCCGTGACCTCTACCGGGACTTCGCCGAGCTGCGCCAGCGCATCGGCCTCGTGCCGCAGGACGACATCCTGCACGCGCAGCTGACCGTGCGTAAGGCCCTCGGTTACGCCGCCGAGCTGCGCTTCCCGCAGGACACCGCGAAGGCCGAGCGGCAGGCGCGGGTCGCCGAGGTGATCCGGGAGCTCGGCCTCGAAGAGCGCGCCGACCAGCCGATCCACTCGCTCTCCGGCGGCCAGCGCAAGCGGGTCAGCGTGGCCCTGGAGCTGCTGACCAAGCCTTCGCTGCTCTTCCTCGACGAGCCGACCTCGGGGCTCGACCCCGGTATGGACCGCTCGGTCATGCACATGCTGCGCGGGCTGGCCGACGACGGCCGTACCGTCATCGTCGTCACGCACAGTGTGCTGAGTCTGGAGGTCTGCGACCGTTTGCTCGTCCTCGCACCCGGTGGGCGCATCGCCTACTACGGTCCTCCGGAGGACGCCCTCGCCTTCTTCGGGTTCGAGGAGTGGCCGGAGGCGTTCGAGGCGTTCGAGAACGACCGCGACCGCGACTGGGCGGCCACGTACGCCGACTCGCCCTTCCACCGGCAGTACATCGTCAATGCCTCGGCGCAGCCGCAGCTGCCGCCCGCCGCGCCCGGAGTGCTGGTCGCCCCGCCGCCGAAGACCCGTAACTGGGGTGCGCAACTGCGCACGCTGGTGCGCCGGTACGCCTCCGCGCTGAGCGCGGACCGGACCTTCCTGATCATCATGATCGCGCTGCCCTTCGTCATGGGAGCCATGGCCCGCGCACTGGCGGGCAGCCGGCTCACCCAGGAGACGGCGATGAACGCCCTGCTGATCCTGTGCGTCGGCGGCGTGCTGACCGGAGCGGCCAACGCGGTACGGGAGTTGGTCAAGGAACGGGTGATCTACCAGCGGGAACGTGCCGTCGGGTTGTCCAGATCCGCGTATCTGATGTCGAAGATCGTGGTCCTCGGGACCATCACCGTCCTCCAGGCCGTGGTCCTGACCCTGGTGGGACTCGTGGGCGTCGACCTCGACGCACCCGGCGGCGAAGGGGTCTTCCTGCCACCGCTGGTGGAGATCACGCTGGCCGTGGCCCTGTTGTCCTTCACCGCGATGATGCTCGGCCTCCTCGTCTCCGCGCTCGTGCGCAAGGAGGAGGTGACGATGCCACTGCTGGTCCTCCTCGCCATCGTCCAGGTCGTCTTCTGCGGTGCGCTGCTCAAGCTGAACGGGGTGCCCGGTGTGGAGCAGCTGTCGTGGCTGGTGCCGTCGCGGTGGGCACTCGGGGCGATGGCCGGAACGATCGATCTGGCGCGGACCGTGCCGGGCGACCTGACCTCCGATCCGCTCTTCGGACACTCGGCCGGGGTCTGGCTCCTCAACATGGGCATGATGGTCGTCCTCTCGCTCGTCTTCGGATACGTGGTCACGAAACTGCTGAGGCGGCACGAGCCCGCGGTCATGCGGAAGTGA
- a CDS encoding serine/threonine-protein kinase — protein MAPPPPSHDAGLPTGREDDLVGKRIASYLVEAEIGRGGMAVVYRAKDLRLDRIVALKLLAPELARNDTFRQRFTHESRVAAAIDHPHIVPVFEAGETEGLLYIAMRFVAGADLRVLIDRRGPLDLTAAVRIAAQVASALDAAHDHDLVHRDVKPGNILVAAGTDSDHPEHVYLTDFGLTKKSLSLTGFTTVGQFVGTLDYVAPEQISGRPVDGRCDVYSLACVVQETLTGAPPFQRDDDMALLWAHQYDPPAPPSALRPGLPEAVDVVLAKALAKSPEDRYETCLRFVAALRAAAAGLRPGEHAPTRVDAPAGSWSAAPEPPPAPPRWAEPVFPDLGRV, from the coding sequence GTGGCGCCGCCGCCTCCCTCGCACGACGCCGGGCTGCCCACCGGGCGCGAGGACGATCTCGTCGGCAAGCGGATCGCGAGCTATCTGGTGGAGGCGGAGATCGGCCGCGGCGGCATGGCGGTCGTCTACCGTGCCAAGGACCTGCGGCTGGACCGGATCGTCGCGCTGAAGCTGCTCGCCCCCGAACTGGCCCGCAACGACACCTTCCGGCAGCGGTTCACGCACGAGTCACGCGTGGCGGCCGCGATCGACCACCCCCACATCGTGCCGGTGTTCGAGGCGGGCGAGACGGAGGGGCTGCTCTACATCGCCATGCGGTTCGTCGCGGGCGCCGATCTGCGGGTCCTGATCGACCGGCGCGGACCGCTGGACCTGACCGCCGCGGTCCGGATCGCCGCGCAGGTCGCCTCCGCGCTCGACGCGGCCCACGACCACGACCTGGTGCACCGGGACGTGAAGCCCGGCAACATCCTGGTGGCGGCGGGCACCGACAGCGACCATCCGGAGCACGTGTACCTCACGGACTTCGGGCTGACGAAGAAGTCGCTGTCGCTGACCGGGTTCACCACGGTCGGCCAGTTCGTCGGCACCCTCGACTACGTGGCGCCGGAGCAGATCTCCGGGCGGCCCGTGGACGGGCGGTGCGACGTGTACAGCCTCGCCTGCGTGGTCCAGGAGACCCTGACCGGTGCGCCGCCCTTCCAGCGGGACGACGACATGGCCCTGCTGTGGGCCCACCAGTACGACCCGCCCGCCCCGCCCAGCGCGCTGCGACCCGGTCTTCCCGAAGCCGTCGACGTCGTACTGGCGAAGGCGCTCGCGAAGTCCCCGGAGGACCGTTACGAGACCTGCCTGCGGTTCGTCGCCGCGCTGCGGGCCGCGGCGGCGGGCCTCCGGCCCGGCGAGCACGCGCCGACCCGGGTGGACGCCCCGGCCGGTTCCTGGTCGGCCGCCCCCGAACCGCCGCCCGCGCCGCCCCGCTGGGCCGAACCGGTGTTCCCGGACCTCGGCCGAGTCTGA
- a CDS encoding LamG-like jellyroll fold domain-containing protein, whose translation MFDYVQCLAGSRHPRLFDEDDALRRQHPRPRALFRVLTCAAALLIPVGATLVPTAAAAPVAPAGATASASAEATAKTFTADDPVTDVHGLKGEYFSMSAPGARDFAELGATFLDPEINFPGLTGTFESATGRTEHTTARWTGQLEAPETGEYTFSAIGDNGFRLFLDRNVVIDHWEPDWDKEQHSAPISLKAGEKHDFKLEMFQDIGGASMFLRWGSDTLKKQIVPESAFTPPAGFEVYPVALSVAKNGKRLQATFRDRVSDYRKVKEHLTIEVDTSPMPVKSVNRASGDPRALIIDLAAPVQKDQRVKVVYDGQGGLKSGTETVPEIGRTAKNLSTHRLTTTWGDKLDKNHPLPEYPRPQQVRDRWKNLNGPWEFAGATEGEQPVFGKKLDEKIIVPFPVESQLSGLERDEDHMFYRKLVTVPANWSVGKDKNGKGKRLKLNFDAVDYRSTVWVNGTEVAEHTGGYTGFSADITDALKGSGPQEIVVAVTDKTGPNQPKGKQSTNPGGIVYTPTSGIWQTVWMEPIAPAAIDSLTTTPDIDTGRLAVTVNSAKASADARITAVARDRRGKVVGTVTGPANRELSLKLKNQRLWSPDDPYLYDLDVSLADGRSKDSVESYFGMRQLKIDKVGGYQKLVLNGKPFFSLAMLDQGFWPDGLYTQPSDAALTFDLKAQKDLGFNAVRKHIKVESPRWYYHADRLGLLVWQDFVNADIDNETGKTAFLTQGKEMMRQFHNYPSISGWIVFNEGWGEWDRTETGKIAEDVKALDPSRVVNAHSGVNCCASKGDSGKGEIIDHHDYVNNDPAFPDDRRAAMDGEHGGFTLRTPGHMWPGAPANIYSGVADKAALTAKYVDNTRTYYLAAAGAELSGSVYTQVSDLENELNGLWTYDRREIKVDPKKVREINRQVIAAGANAGERDALKGGGSWSLDENKGATARDSGPNKAHLALEGGTSWAPGVTGSALRFDGEGQYAQSAGPVVDTTKDYTVSAWASLDALPGNYATVVSQDGRRTENPFYLQYGQGAFAFSTPGGKRARLEITPETGTWYHLVGVREGDTITLYVDGKPAATTEAGPADVSTGPLSVGRAQYDGARGDFWNGSVDQVGVYDKALTAEEVAALHGRQRP comes from the coding sequence ATGTTCGACTATGTGCAGTGCCTCGCTGGTTCGAGGCACCCCCGGCTCTTCGACGAGGATGACGCCTTGAGACGACAACACCCGCGCCCCCGTGCCCTGTTCAGGGTTCTGACCTGCGCTGCGGCGCTGCTCATACCGGTCGGCGCCACCCTGGTCCCGACGGCGGCCGCCGCGCCTGTCGCCCCCGCCGGAGCCACCGCCTCCGCCTCTGCCGAGGCCACGGCGAAGACCTTCACGGCAGACGACCCGGTCACCGATGTCCACGGGCTGAAGGGCGAGTACTTCAGCATGTCCGCCCCGGGCGCCCGTGACTTCGCCGAACTCGGCGCCACCTTCCTGGACCCCGAGATCAACTTCCCCGGTCTCACGGGGACGTTCGAGTCGGCCACCGGCAGGACCGAGCACACGACGGCCCGTTGGACGGGACAGTTGGAGGCGCCCGAGACAGGGGAGTACACCTTCTCCGCCATCGGCGACAACGGCTTCCGGCTCTTCCTCGACAGAAACGTTGTCATCGACCACTGGGAGCCGGACTGGGACAAGGAGCAGCACAGCGCTCCGATCTCCCTGAAGGCCGGGGAGAAGCACGACTTCAAGCTGGAGATGTTCCAGGACATCGGCGGCGCCAGCATGTTCCTGCGCTGGGGGAGCGACACCCTCAAGAAGCAGATCGTGCCCGAGTCCGCGTTCACCCCGCCCGCCGGCTTCGAGGTCTACCCGGTCGCCCTGAGCGTCGCGAAGAACGGCAAGCGCCTCCAGGCCACCTTCAGGGACCGCGTCTCGGACTACCGGAAGGTGAAGGAGCACCTCACGATCGAGGTCGACACCTCCCCGATGCCGGTGAAGTCGGTGAACCGGGCCTCGGGCGATCCGAGGGCGCTGATCATCGACCTCGCCGCGCCGGTCCAGAAGGACCAGCGGGTGAAGGTCGTCTACGACGGCCAGGGCGGTCTGAAGTCGGGGACCGAGACCGTCCCGGAGATCGGCCGCACCGCCAAGAACCTCTCCACGCACCGCCTCACCACCACCTGGGGCGACAAGCTGGACAAGAACCACCCGCTGCCCGAATACCCCCGGCCGCAGCAGGTCCGCGACCGGTGGAAGAACCTCAACGGGCCCTGGGAGTTCGCCGGGGCCACCGAGGGCGAGCAGCCGGTCTTCGGCAAGAAGCTCGACGAGAAGATCATCGTGCCGTTCCCGGTCGAGTCCCAGCTCTCCGGCCTGGAGCGCGACGAGGACCACATGTTCTACCGCAAGCTCGTCACCGTGCCGGCGAACTGGTCGGTCGGCAAGGACAAGAACGGCAAGGGCAAGCGGCTGAAGCTCAACTTCGACGCCGTCGACTATCGGTCCACCGTCTGGGTCAACGGCACCGAGGTCGCCGAACACACCGGCGGCTACACCGGGTTCAGCGCCGACATCACCGACGCGCTCAAGGGAAGCGGTCCCCAGGAGATCGTCGTCGCGGTCACCGACAAGACCGGGCCGAACCAGCCCAAGGGCAAGCAGTCCACCAACCCCGGCGGCATCGTCTACACCCCGACCTCCGGCATCTGGCAGACCGTGTGGATGGAGCCGATCGCCCCCGCCGCCATCGACTCACTGACCACCACGCCGGACATCGACACCGGCCGCCTCGCGGTCACCGTCAACTCCGCGAAGGCCTCCGCCGACGCCCGGATCACCGCCGTCGCCCGCGACCGCAGGGGCAAGGTCGTCGGCACGGTCACCGGCCCCGCCAACCGCGAGCTCAGCCTCAAGCTCAAGAACCAGCGCCTCTGGTCGCCGGACGACCCCTACCTGTACGACCTCGACGTCTCCCTCGCCGACGGCCGCTCCAAGGACAGCGTCGAGAGCTACTTCGGGATGCGCCAGCTGAAGATCGACAAGGTGGGCGGTTACCAGAAGCTCGTCCTCAACGGGAAGCCCTTCTTCTCCCTCGCCATGCTCGACCAGGGCTTCTGGCCCGACGGGCTGTACACCCAGCCCAGTGACGCCGCTCTCACCTTCGACCTGAAGGCCCAGAAGGACCTCGGCTTCAACGCCGTACGCAAGCACATCAAGGTCGAGTCGCCGCGCTGGTACTACCACGCCGACCGGCTCGGACTGCTCGTGTGGCAGGACTTCGTCAACGCCGACATCGACAACGAGACCGGCAAGACCGCCTTCCTCACCCAGGGGAAGGAGATGATGAGGCAGTTCCACAACTACCCCTCCATCAGCGGCTGGATCGTCTTCAACGAGGGCTGGGGCGAGTGGGACCGCACCGAGACCGGCAAGATCGCCGAGGACGTCAAGGCACTGGACCCGTCCCGCGTGGTCAACGCGCACAGTGGGGTCAACTGCTGCGCCTCCAAGGGTGATTCCGGCAAGGGCGAGATCATCGACCACCACGACTACGTGAACAACGACCCGGCCTTCCCGGACGACCGGCGTGCCGCGATGGACGGCGAGCACGGCGGCTTCACGCTCCGCACCCCGGGGCACATGTGGCCCGGAGCCCCCGCCAACATCTACAGCGGGGTCGCGGACAAGGCCGCGCTTACCGCCAAGTACGTCGACAACACCCGTACGTACTACCTCGCCGCCGCCGGCGCCGAGCTGTCCGGCTCCGTCTACACCCAGGTCAGCGACCTGGAGAACGAGCTGAACGGCCTGTGGACGTATGACCGGCGCGAGATCAAGGTCGACCCGAAGAAGGTCCGCGAGATCAACCGACAGGTGATCGCCGCCGGGGCCAACGCCGGTGAGCGCGACGCGTTGAAGGGCGGCGGTTCCTGGTCGCTCGACGAGAACAAGGGCGCCACCGCCCGCGACAGCGGCCCCAACAAGGCCCATCTCGCCCTGGAGGGCGGCACCTCCTGGGCGCCGGGCGTAACCGGCTCGGCGCTGAGGTTCGACGGCGAGGGTCAGTACGCGCAGAGCGCCGGCCCGGTCGTGGACACCACGAAGGACTACACGGTCTCCGCGTGGGCCTCGTTGGACGCGCTGCCCGGCAACTACGCCACCGTCGTCAGCCAGGACGGCCGGCGTACCGAGAACCCCTTCTACCTCCAGTACGGGCAGGGGGCGTTCGCCTTCTCCACCCCGGGCGGCAAGCGCGCCCGCCTGGAGATCACTCCGGAGACCGGCACGTGGTACCACCTGGTCGGGGTCCGCGAGGGTGACACCATCACGCTGTACGTCGACGGGAAGCCCGCCGCCACCACCGAGGCGGGTCCGGCCGACGTGAGCACCGGCCCGCTCTCCGTCGGGCGGGCCCAGTACGACGGTGCCAGGGGCGACTTCTGGAACGGCTCCGTCGATCAGGTCGGGGTGTACGACAAAGCCCTGACCGCCGAAGAGGTGGCTGCGCTCCACGGCCGTCAGCGGCCGTAG
- a CDS encoding YkvA family protein, giving the protein MDTTTVWLVLGAVAVLIMLASAVVLLVRVFKARKLLVDAGIPLRSKALVWAAAIYTVSPVDLLPDPVYLDDIGFLLLALRSLHAAAASAGLGPAKGAGAPQGIPKPERPTEPRPDAVR; this is encoded by the coding sequence ATGGACACCACCACCGTTTGGCTCGTTCTCGGCGCCGTGGCCGTGCTGATCATGCTGGCCTCGGCCGTCGTGCTTCTGGTGCGCGTCTTCAAGGCCAGGAAGCTGCTGGTCGACGCCGGGATCCCGCTGCGCAGCAAGGCGCTCGTCTGGGCGGCCGCCATCTACACCGTGTCACCGGTCGACCTGCTGCCCGACCCCGTCTACCTGGACGACATCGGCTTCCTGCTGCTGGCGCTGCGCTCGCTGCACGCCGCCGCCGCGTCGGCCGGGCTGGGGCCGGCGAAGGGGGCCGGCGCCCCGCAGGGGATTCCGAAGCCGGAGAGGCCGACGGAGCCCCGGCCGGACGCCGTGCGTTAG
- a CDS encoding WhiB family transcriptional regulator, which yields MENWRLHAACREEDPDLFFPIGSTGPAVVQTEEAKAVCRTCPVQAACLEWALENKQDSGIWGGLSENERRSLKRRSRRRAEARGRGTA from the coding sequence ATGGAGAACTGGCGCCTGCACGCCGCCTGCCGCGAGGAGGACCCGGACCTGTTCTTCCCCATCGGGAGCACGGGCCCCGCCGTCGTCCAGACCGAGGAGGCCAAGGCCGTCTGCCGGACCTGCCCCGTACAGGCCGCCTGCCTGGAGTGGGCCCTGGAGAACAAGCAGGACTCCGGCATCTGGGGCGGCCTCTCCGAGAACGAGCGGCGCTCCCTCAAGCGCCGCAGCCGCAGGCGGGCGGAGGCCCGGGGGCGCGGTACGGCCTGA
- a CDS encoding ATP-binding protein gives MDDRILMTLSPDGETRTDFVCRPEKAADARDAVSAFVARLHPSPASHTVQNLLILVSELVTNAVLHAGAVTALWLTADRRGVHVRVTDPSPAHPQDRTPDLTGLNGGFGWPMVQRLAQEVRVREAAGGGKVILATVLR, from the coding sequence ATGGACGACCGCATTCTGATGACACTTTCACCGGACGGCGAGACCCGTACCGACTTCGTCTGCCGGCCGGAGAAGGCCGCCGACGCGCGGGACGCGGTCAGCGCCTTCGTCGCTCGGCTGCATCCCTCGCCGGCCTCGCACACGGTGCAGAACCTCCTGATCCTCGTGTCGGAACTGGTCACCAACGCCGTCCTGCACGCGGGGGCCGTCACCGCACTGTGGCTGACCGCCGACCGCAGGGGCGTCCACGTCCGGGTCACCGACCCGAGTCCGGCGCACCCGCAGGACCGGACGCCCGATCTGACCGGTCTGAACGGCGGTTTCGGCTGGCCGATGGTCCAGCGACTGGCCCAGGAGGTACGGGTGCGCGAGGCGGCGGGTGGCGGGAAGGTCATCCTCGCCACCGTGCTGCGCTGA
- a CDS encoding DUF6777 domain-containing protein: protein MSVQPPPSGRPTGPPSGPLSGPSDADSAPPPPTVSGPPPSGGDHDGPPGSGGSGGSGGGDAGGSGGSGGPGDPGSGSGAAPGPGPDRPWWRSVPRIAAIVTAVVAAVVLVVVLTRPDDGGSKAGGEVFLQPAGESGPDPFTESTARESETEPGTASPSVTPSPSKTEQQVTRGVDGAAPGLYGGTRKVASCDVEQQIKVLQAAPDKNRAFASVQGIEPSAVPGYLRGLTPVTLRMDTRVTNHGYQDGKADAYQAVLQAGTAVLVDDRGVPRVRCACGNPLLPPVAQEDTPRQTGKAWPGYRASEVVVVDPSSKAVDEFKMVDPDSGDWFTRPAGDTGGKDKKTDPPGKCPPGSDDDPNRSCPPTPGEVTPPRDDPPPRKPDPTPPNEREPNPEQDTAPEPEPDTEPAPPDDPPRPEPDTEPAPPEEPQQPQEPQPDTQS from the coding sequence GTGAGTGTCCAACCGCCGCCATCCGGCCGCCCCACAGGACCGCCGTCCGGCCCGCTCTCGGGCCCCTCGGACGCCGACAGCGCCCCGCCCCCTCCCACCGTGTCCGGCCCGCCGCCCAGCGGCGGAGACCACGACGGGCCTCCCGGCTCGGGCGGTTCGGGCGGCTCGGGTGGCGGCGACGCGGGCGGCTCCGGGGGTTCCGGAGGCCCCGGCGACCCGGGCAGCGGCTCGGGCGCCGCACCCGGCCCCGGACCGGACCGCCCCTGGTGGCGATCGGTGCCCCGGATCGCGGCGATCGTGACGGCCGTGGTCGCCGCGGTGGTGCTGGTCGTCGTCCTGACCCGGCCCGACGACGGCGGGTCGAAGGCGGGCGGCGAGGTGTTCCTCCAGCCGGCGGGCGAATCCGGACCGGACCCGTTCACGGAGTCCACGGCCCGCGAGAGCGAGACCGAGCCCGGCACCGCCAGCCCGTCCGTCACACCGAGCCCGTCGAAGACCGAACAGCAGGTGACGCGTGGCGTGGACGGCGCGGCCCCGGGTCTGTACGGGGGCACCCGCAAGGTCGCCAGCTGCGATGTGGAACAGCAGATCAAGGTGTTGCAGGCGGCTCCGGACAAGAACCGGGCGTTCGCCTCGGTCCAGGGCATCGAGCCGTCCGCCGTCCCCGGCTATCTGCGGGGGCTCACTCCCGTGACGCTGCGCATGGACACCCGCGTCACCAACCACGGCTACCAGGACGGCAAGGCCGACGCCTACCAGGCGGTGCTCCAGGCGGGTACGGCGGTCCTCGTCGACGACCGGGGCGTGCCCCGGGTGCGCTGCGCCTGCGGGAACCCGCTGCTTCCGCCCGTCGCCCAGGAGGACACTCCGCGGCAGACGGGGAAGGCCTGGCCCGGATACCGGGCGTCGGAGGTGGTCGTGGTGGACCCGTCGTCCAAGGCGGTGGACGAGTTCAAGATGGTCGATCCGGACAGCGGCGACTGGTTCACCCGTCCGGCGGGAGACACCGGTGGCAAGGACAAGAAGACGGATCCGCCCGGGAAATGCCCGCCGGGGTCCGACGACGACCCGAACCGTTCCTGTCCCCCGACCCCGGGTGAAGTGACGCCCCCGCGTGACGACCCGCCCCCGCGGAAGCCCGACCCCACGCCTCCGAACGAGCGCGAGCCGAACCCGGAGCAGGACACCGCGCCCGAGCCGGAGCCCGACACCGAGCCCGCACCGCCCGACGACCCGCCCAGGCCCGAGCCCGACACCGAGCCCGCACCGCCGGAGGAACCGCAGCAGCCCCAGGAGCCGCAGCCCGACACCCAGTCGTGA